From a region of the Rhodococcus sp. 4CII genome:
- a CDS encoding DUF6131 family protein: MIVLGIILLVIGLVAGISILTTIGIILLVIGLVLLLLGTTGRAVGGRKYWY; the protein is encoded by the coding sequence GTGATCGTTCTCGGAATCATCCTGCTGGTCATCGGCCTCGTCGCGGGGATCTCGATCCTCACGACGATCGGGATCATCCTTCTCGTGATCGGCCTCGTCCTACTCCTGCTGGGCACGACCGGCCGCGCGGTGGGTGGGCGGAAGTACTGGTATTGA
- a CDS encoding ABC transporter substrate-binding protein yields the protein MTASARVLRVGSALPDPPFEFRDGGAPAGFDVEYTQAIARVLGVEWSLVPYRGTDFNGIFDALADGEFDCIASGTTVTPDRRARADFCAPYLVSGQSLAVDTSRHPGVRGVGDLAGLTVGVQHGNTSQPIVERLVADGRVGAIRVYAYDRIGQALDDLSSGGCDAVMKLAPVLTWLVRDRPHVEVVERGISREEIAVAVRTGDHALRERLECAQRTLGEDGTLDRLRSTWLGVGETTGDSA from the coding sequence ATGACAGCGTCCGCGCGGGTCCTGCGGGTGGGTTCGGCACTGCCCGACCCGCCGTTCGAGTTCCGGGACGGCGGCGCCCCCGCGGGTTTCGACGTCGAATACACCCAGGCGATCGCCCGGGTTCTCGGCGTCGAATGGTCGCTCGTCCCGTACCGGGGCACCGACTTCAACGGGATCTTCGATGCTCTCGCCGACGGCGAGTTCGACTGCATCGCGTCGGGAACCACCGTGACCCCGGACCGCAGGGCCCGCGCGGATTTCTGCGCACCGTATCTCGTGTCCGGTCAGTCCCTCGCCGTGGACACGTCCCGGCATCCGGGGGTGCGGGGGGTGGGCGACCTCGCGGGGCTGACGGTCGGGGTTCAGCACGGCAACACCAGCCAGCCGATCGTGGAGAGGCTCGTCGCGGACGGCCGCGTGGGGGCGATCCGGGTATACGCGTACGACCGGATCGGACAGGCCCTCGACGACCTGTCCTCGGGCGGCTGCGACGCCGTCATGAAACTCGCCCCGGTCCTCACCTGGCTCGTCCGGGACCGCCCGCACGTGGAGGTGGTCGAGCGCGGCATCTCCCGTGAGGAGATCGCGGTCGCCGTCCGCACCGGCGATCACGCGCTGCGGGAACGCCTCGAGTGCGCGCAGCGCACGCTGGGCGAGGACGGCACCCTCGACCGGTTGCGGTCGACATGGCTGGGGGTCGGTGAAACGACAGGCGACTCGGCCTGA
- a CDS encoding VOC family protein: MKVTASALSLNVADPTASAEFAKTHLGFVEEMAAEGFVSLKRPDVAFNLIFLKTGLETFKPARIAGDAGQGLLIALVVEGIDGEYERLRAEGVPIVTPIDTEPWGERYFQMSDPNGVIIQLVEWM, encoded by the coding sequence GTGAAGGTCACCGCGAGCGCACTGTCGCTGAACGTCGCAGACCCCACCGCATCGGCCGAATTCGCCAAGACCCACCTGGGCTTCGTCGAGGAGATGGCAGCGGAAGGCTTCGTGTCGCTGAAGCGTCCGGACGTGGCCTTCAACCTGATCTTCCTGAAGACGGGGCTGGAGACGTTCAAGCCCGCGCGGATCGCGGGCGACGCCGGCCAGGGGTTGCTGATCGCACTCGTCGTCGAAGGCATCGACGGCGAATACGAGCGACTGCGGGCGGAAGGCGTTCCGATCGTGACGCCCATCGACACCGAGCCGTGGGGCGAACGCTACTTCCAGATGAGCGACCCCAACGGGGTGATCATCCAGCTGGTCGAGTGGATGTAG
- a CDS encoding alpha/beta family hydrolase: MTELLERDGVRGHLHRPAGEAVAALALTHGAGSDCDTKLLRAVTEGFVERGVVVLRFDLPFRQRRASGPPHPSTAAEDRDGVAAAVAVMRDLVTVPVWAGGHSYGGRQASMLASERPGLVDAMLLLSYPLHPPAKPDKLRTEHLPGLRTPAVVVHGSKDPFATTGELQSALALIPAPTTLVEFEGARHDLAPDKFPVVERVVAAMLDLL; encoded by the coding sequence ATGACCGAGTTGCTGGAACGTGACGGTGTGCGCGGACATCTGCATCGCCCCGCGGGGGAGGCGGTGGCGGCGCTGGCACTGACGCACGGGGCGGGAAGTGATTGCGACACAAAGCTGTTGCGTGCCGTCACCGAGGGGTTCGTGGAGCGGGGGGTCGTCGTCCTGCGGTTCGATCTTCCGTTCCGTCAGCGCCGCGCGTCGGGTCCGCCGCACCCGTCGACCGCGGCGGAGGACCGGGACGGCGTCGCGGCCGCGGTGGCCGTGATGCGCGACCTGGTGACGGTTCCGGTGTGGGCCGGCGGGCACTCGTACGGCGGACGTCAGGCGTCCATGCTCGCGTCGGAACGGCCGGGTCTCGTCGACGCAATGTTGTTGCTGTCGTACCCGCTGCATCCGCCGGCCAAGCCGGACAAGCTCCGCACCGAGCACCTGCCGGGTCTGCGCACCCCGGCCGTGGTGGTGCACGGTTCGAAGGACCCGTTCGCCACCACCGGCGAACTGCAGTCGGCACTCGCACTGATACCCGCTCCGACGACGCTCGTCGAGTTCGAGGGTGCCCGCCACGATCTGGCCCCGGACAAGTTTCCGGTGGTCGAACGCGTGGTCGCGGCCATGCTCGACCTTCTGTAG
- a CDS encoding esterase family protein: MEWLSDLSVISGPLPWILTALGVLGGVWLLAARAPWYRRRAIPICLAVSVVVTVVLYVMVEKVLRPFPDPIEISIYVWIGLGLFAIVLLVPRIRAGRTVGSAAVSVLAVLAVVLASATQINLVFDAYPTVGTAFGAEPFDRVQMNDLGGTTEKVVTGTPLDASWTAPPGMPSEGRVLTAAIPGTVSGFGARDAEIYLPPAYFTNPRPLLPVLVMLAGQPGAPEDWFAGGKLATTMNEFASKHDGLAPIVVVADGTGSQIANPLCIDSKMGNVATYLAKDVPAWVKSNLQVNPDPKAWAIGGLSYGGTCSLQMATNYPDVYPTFLDISGQEEPTLGDHQRTVDDGFGGDQAAFTKVNPLDLMGSKQYPDSAGVFVIGSGDDAYKPGAQKVYQAAKAAGMDVQYVEVPGGHSFAVWSAGLEKEMPWLAQRLGLIGS, from the coding sequence GTGGAATGGCTCAGCGACCTCAGCGTGATCTCAGGGCCTCTGCCCTGGATCCTCACGGCGCTCGGCGTGCTCGGCGGCGTGTGGCTGCTCGCCGCCCGCGCCCCCTGGTACCGCAGGAGGGCGATCCCGATCTGCCTGGCGGTGTCGGTCGTCGTCACCGTCGTCCTGTACGTGATGGTCGAGAAGGTTCTCCGGCCGTTTCCCGATCCGATCGAGATATCCATTTACGTGTGGATCGGTCTGGGACTCTTCGCGATCGTGCTGCTGGTGCCGAGGATCCGCGCCGGCCGGACGGTGGGATCGGCCGCCGTCTCGGTGCTCGCGGTCCTCGCGGTGGTGCTGGCGTCGGCGACGCAGATCAACCTCGTGTTCGACGCCTATCCCACGGTGGGCACGGCCTTCGGGGCGGAACCGTTCGACCGGGTGCAGATGAACGATCTGGGCGGCACCACCGAGAAGGTGGTGACGGGAACACCTCTCGACGCGTCGTGGACGGCCCCGCCCGGAATGCCCAGTGAGGGACGGGTCCTGACGGCGGCGATACCGGGAACGGTGTCGGGCTTCGGTGCCCGCGACGCCGAGATCTACCTCCCACCCGCCTACTTCACCAACCCCCGCCCGCTGCTGCCCGTGCTGGTGATGCTGGCCGGTCAACCCGGTGCGCCGGAGGACTGGTTCGCCGGCGGCAAGCTCGCGACCACGATGAACGAGTTCGCTTCGAAACACGACGGACTGGCCCCGATCGTCGTGGTCGCCGACGGCACCGGTTCGCAGATCGCGAATCCACTGTGCATCGATTCGAAGATGGGCAACGTGGCCACGTATCTCGCGAAGGACGTTCCGGCCTGGGTGAAGTCGAATTTGCAGGTGAACCCGGACCCGAAGGCGTGGGCCATCGGCGGCCTGTCCTACGGCGGCACCTGTTCGCTGCAGATGGCCACCAACTACCCCGACGTATACCCGACGTTCCTCGACATCTCGGGTCAGGAAGAACCCACACTCGGCGACCACCAGCGGACCGTCGACGACGGATTCGGCGGTGACCAGGCCGCGTTCACGAAGGTCAACCCCCTCGATCTGATGGGATCGAAGCAGTACCCGGACTCGGCCGGGGTCTTCGTGATCGGCTCCGGCGACGACGCGTACAAGCCGGGCGCGCAGAAGGTCTATCAGGCGGCGAAGGCCGCGGGCATGGACGTGCAGTACGTGGAGGTTCCGGGCGGGCACAGCTTCGCCGTGTGGTCGGCGGGACTGGAGAAGGAAATGCCCTGGCTGGCACAGCGGTTGGGGCTGATCGGTTCGTAG
- a CDS encoding phosphoribosylanthranilate isomerase — MTFIKVCGLRDEASVDLAVRLGVDAVGFVFADSVRRISPEDAAPLVRRVTAPTVAVGVFKGSSVAEVIDVAATAGLGTVQVHDLTSAADVSRLRAAGLRVIRAVIAGDASDDLGADRVLVDGATAGAGVPWDWASQSRPDGEWILAGGLHPGNVRTAVDATGAWGVDVSSGVESSRGVKDAALIEQFVAAVRSGT; from the coding sequence GTGACATTCATCAAGGTCTGCGGCCTGCGAGACGAGGCCTCCGTCGATCTGGCGGTGCGCCTCGGCGTCGACGCCGTGGGTTTCGTCTTCGCCGACAGCGTCCGCCGGATCTCCCCCGAGGATGCCGCCCCGCTGGTCCGCCGCGTCACCGCACCGACGGTCGCGGTGGGTGTGTTCAAGGGCAGTTCGGTCGCGGAGGTGATCGACGTCGCCGCGACCGCCGGCCTCGGGACCGTCCAGGTGCACGACCTGACGTCCGCCGCGGACGTGTCCCGGTTGCGGGCGGCGGGGCTACGCGTGATCCGTGCGGTGATCGCCGGTGACGCGTCGGACGATCTCGGCGCGGACCGGGTGCTCGTCGACGGGGCGACCGCCGGGGCGGGGGTGCCCTGGGACTGGGCGAGCCAGAGCAGGCCCGATGGCGAGTGGATTCTCGCGGGCGGACTTCACCCGGGCAACGTGCGGACCGCCGTCGACGCGACCGGCGCCTGGGGGGTCGACGTGTCCAGCGGGGTCGAATCCTCGCGGGGTGTGAAGGACGCGGCTCTGATCGAGCAGTTCGTCGCCGCGGTCCGATCCGGAACCTGA
- a CDS encoding alpha/beta fold hydrolase translates to MSNVQTDAPHWFTTALAAPVDVGRVDVAGAQVHYRAWGPAGTAGIVLVHGGAAHSRWWDHVGPMLATDRRVVALDLTGHGDSDRRDEYGLERWAEEALAVAKPAGVSGTPVFVGHSMGGMVSYVAAQLFGEDLGGVQLIDSPVLARTPEEEEARKQRAFGPKKIYPSRAEALERFRFVPPQDTAVPAVLRHVAENSMEEVDGGWSWKFDSAFFSREGSGHLGASDPRCRLAYFRAENGIVTDTMMADMRRRFGPSALVVEIPDAGHHVMIDQPLALVVGIRTVLASWDVEDTVAGMPG, encoded by the coding sequence ATGAGCAACGTGCAGACGGACGCGCCCCACTGGTTCACGACGGCGTTGGCGGCCCCGGTCGACGTCGGCCGGGTCGACGTCGCCGGTGCGCAGGTCCACTACCGGGCGTGGGGCCCGGCGGGCACAGCGGGAATAGTGCTCGTGCACGGCGGCGCCGCCCACAGCCGGTGGTGGGACCATGTGGGCCCCATGCTGGCCACCGACCGTCGTGTCGTCGCACTCGATCTCACCGGGCACGGTGACAGCGACCGGCGTGACGAATACGGCCTCGAGCGCTGGGCGGAGGAGGCCCTGGCCGTGGCCAAGCCCGCGGGCGTCTCGGGGACGCCGGTGTTCGTCGGCCACAGCATGGGCGGAATGGTGTCGTATGTGGCCGCGCAGCTGTTCGGCGAGGATCTGGGCGGAGTCCAGCTGATCGATTCGCCAGTCCTCGCCCGGACCCCGGAAGAAGAGGAAGCGCGCAAGCAGCGTGCCTTCGGCCCGAAGAAGATCTACCCCTCCCGGGCGGAGGCGCTCGAGCGGTTCCGTTTCGTCCCGCCGCAGGACACGGCGGTGCCCGCGGTGCTTCGGCACGTGGCGGAGAACTCGATGGAGGAGGTGGACGGCGGGTGGTCGTGGAAGTTCGATTCCGCGTTCTTCTCCCGAGAGGGGAGTGGCCATCTGGGTGCGTCCGACCCGCGTTGCCGTCTCGCCTACTTCCGCGCCGAGAACGGCATCGTCACCGACACGATGATGGCGGACATGCGGCGCCGGTTCGGCCCCAGCGCGCTGGTGGTCGAGATCCCCGACGCCGGACACCACGTGATGATCGATCAGCCGCTCGCGCTGGTCGTGGGCATCCGGACCGTCCTGGCGTCGTGGGATGTGGAAGACACCGTCGCCGGAATGCCGGGCTGA
- a CDS encoding LysR family transcriptional regulator, with protein sequence MERHLGVTLFDRGTQPIRLTAGRAVSRAVPGRAESRCLGRAVGVGGQSGGGGPRAGRFSGAYGQSKLPQFARTVRRGGVSLIPAPIAPGPSNSVVVPTDGGCHRIRGALAWADRPRSPLLETVSARAEELMPTIEFDK encoded by the coding sequence TTGGAGAGGCATCTCGGAGTGACGCTGTTCGACCGCGGAACGCAACCGATTCGGCTGACCGCCGGGCGAGCAGTTTCTCGTGCCGTGCCGGGCCGCGCTGAAAGCCGTTGCCTGGGCCGAGCAGTCGGCGTCGGTGGGCAATCCGGCGGAGGAGGGCCGCGTGCGGGTCGATTCAGCGGTGCGTACGGACAGTCGAAGCTGCCGCAGTTCGCCCGCACCGTCCGTCGGGGGGGGGTGTCGCTGATCCCAGCTCCCATCGCACCGGGGCCGTCGAACTCCGTCGTCGTGCCCACGGACGGCGGATGTCACCGTATTCGCGGTGCGCTGGCGTGGGCCGACAGGCCCCGGTCGCCCCTGCTCGAGACGGTCTCGGCGCGCGCGGAGGAACTCATGCCGACGATCGAGTTCGACAAGTAA
- a CDS encoding acyl-CoA dehydrogenase family protein — MYEWSDTDLMFRDAIRGFIDKEIRPHVDKLETGELPPFDIIRKLFATFGLDEMARDALTKSLERERSGDAASDATGEKSGGLGGAGSMGVIMNAELAGVSLGLVASLGVSLGLAAGTIRSRGTLAQKERWLPGLVTFEKVGAWAITEPDSGSDAFGGMKSYVRRDGGDYILNGQKTFITNGPYADVIIVYAKLDEGESSVDRRDRKVLAFVLDAGMEGLTQGAPFKKMGMNSSPTGELFFDNVRLTRDRLLGETEDGGQSDGKSSAKESFAAERIGIASLSLGIINECHRLCVDYAKSRTLWGKEIAQFQLIQLKLAEMEIARINVQNMVFNAIERTAAGDRVSLAEASAMKLYSSRAATEVAMEAVQLFGGNGYMAEYRVEQLARDAKSLMIYAGSNEIQVTHIAKGLLAM, encoded by the coding sequence ATGTATGAGTGGTCAGATACCGACCTGATGTTCCGTGACGCGATCCGCGGTTTCATCGACAAAGAGATTCGACCGCACGTCGACAAGCTGGAGACCGGCGAACTACCTCCGTTCGACATCATCCGCAAACTCTTCGCCACGTTCGGCCTGGACGAGATGGCGCGTGACGCGCTGACGAAGTCGCTCGAGCGCGAGCGCAGCGGTGACGCCGCGTCCGACGCGACGGGGGAGAAATCCGGCGGCCTCGGCGGTGCGGGCAGCATGGGCGTCATCATGAACGCCGAGCTGGCCGGGGTGAGTCTCGGGCTCGTCGCGTCGCTCGGGGTCAGCCTCGGGCTGGCTGCGGGAACCATCCGCAGTCGCGGCACGCTGGCGCAGAAGGAGCGGTGGCTCCCCGGTCTGGTCACGTTCGAGAAGGTGGGCGCCTGGGCCATCACCGAGCCCGACTCCGGGTCGGATGCGTTCGGCGGCATGAAGTCGTACGTGCGCCGCGACGGCGGCGACTACATCCTGAACGGGCAGAAGACGTTCATCACCAACGGCCCGTACGCCGACGTCATCATCGTTTACGCGAAGCTCGACGAGGGGGAGTCGTCCGTCGACCGCCGCGACCGGAAGGTGCTCGCGTTCGTGCTCGACGCGGGCATGGAAGGCCTGACCCAGGGGGCGCCGTTCAAGAAGATGGGCATGAACTCCTCACCGACCGGCGAGCTGTTCTTCGACAACGTGCGCCTCACCCGCGACCGTCTGCTCGGCGAGACCGAGGACGGCGGACAATCCGACGGCAAGTCCAGCGCCAAGGAGAGCTTCGCGGCCGAGCGCATCGGCATCGCGTCGCTGTCGCTCGGCATCATCAACGAATGTCACCGGCTCTGCGTCGACTACGCCAAGTCCCGCACGCTGTGGGGCAAGGAGATCGCCCAGTTCCAGCTCATCCAGCTCAAGCTCGCCGAGATGGAGATCGCGCGCATCAATGTGCAGAACATGGTGTTCAACGCGATCGAGCGCACCGCGGCGGGGGATCGGGTGAGTCTTGCGGAGGCGTCGGCGATGAAGCTCTACTCCTCGCGGGCGGCCACCGAGGTGGCGATGGAGGCGGTGCAGTTGTTCGGCGGCAACGGGTACATGGCCGAGTACCGGGTCGAGCAACTCGCGCGCGACGCGAAGTCGCTGATGATCTATGCCGGCAGCAACGAGATTCAGGTGACGCACATCGCGAAGGGCCTGCTGGCGATGTGA